GGGCAGTTGGACGCCGACCACGTCCCCGGCGCGTATGCCGGTCTCCGCGAGACCGGCGGCCAGACATCGCGCCTTGCGGTCGAGGGCCGCGTAACAGAGCTTCCCCTTGGCGTCGATCAGCGCGGTGCGGTGCGGGTCGGCGATCCGGCGGGCCCGGTACAGGCTGTAGACGTCCAGGTCCGGGCAGGTGCCGTCGACCGCCCAGGCCCGGCGCAGCGCGGTGGGCAGCAGGTCGTGCAGGTCCACGGTCACAGGAAGCTCCAGGGGTCGGGGACGGCGGGGGCGCCGTGCGCGTCGCGGGTGATCGGGCCGGAGGTGAGCAGCTCGCGGAGGTCGGCGAGGACGGGGACGGCCGTCAGACCGTGGTCGCGGAGGTGCTCCAGGGCTTGAGATGTGGGGAGTTGGGCGATCTCGGGTGCGTGGGGTCTGGTCGTGGACCTCTTGTCCGCGGAGGGTGCGCCCGTGGGCGTTCCCGCCGGGGAGGTTCCGTCTCCGGGTGCCGCCGTCCCGGTCCCGGTTGTGGACGTGGGCGTGGGCGTGACCCGGTCCGAGTCGCGATCGGCGACGGCGAGCCACCCGTCGGCGGTGCGCAGGGGGCGGCGGAAGGCGGCCGGCCGGCGTGGCGGGAGTTGCCGTGCGGCACGTGCGCGGGCGGGGGCGGTGAGCAGGTCGGCGGCGCCGAGGAGGGCCGATTCGACGCGGATGCCACGGCCCGTGCGCTCGCGCAGCAGCAGCCCCGCGAGAACGGCCTCGGCGCCGAGCAGTCCGCCGAGTACGTCGAGCAGGGTCATCAGGGACGGCGCGGGCGACTCGTCGGACGGCCGTACGGCCTCGCCCACACCGGTACGGGCCTGCACCATGAAGTCCGTGCCCATCGGCGCGCCGGGCAGCCGGTCCGCCCAGCCGCTGGTGTACGCGTACACCAGGCCCGGGTTGACCCGCGCGAAGTCCGCGTGGTCAAGGCCGAGTTGGCCTGCCTTGCCGGGTGCCCAGTTGTGCAGGAACACGTCCGCGTCGGCGGCCATCGCGCGCAACCGGTCCCGCTCGGCCGGGGACTTGATGTCCACCTCCACGGCCTTTTTGCCCCGGTTCAGCGCTAGCCAGCGTGCCGAGACACCCGAACAGGCGGGCGGCATCCCGCGCAGGGGGTCGCCGCCCGGCGGCTCGATCCGGACCACCTCCGCGCCGAGCAGCCCCAGCAGGTGCGCGGCGAGCGGTGCCTGAATGCGCCGCCCGGCCTCCAGGACGGTGAACCCGGCCAGCGGCAGGTCACCGGGGGGAGGTGGCGTGCGCGGGGTGTACCCGGTGCTGTGCGCGCGCAGCGACCAGGGCGCCGCGCCGTCGTACTCGGCGGCCCGCTCGGCGAGCGAACGCAGTCGGCACACCTCGGCGCCGGACGCGTCGGCCGCCTGCCGGATCCGTTCCCAGGTGTGTGCGCGCGAGGTGGCGTGCAGTACCGGCGGGAAGGGCGCGCAGGCCGTGGCGTACCGGAACTGGAAGGGGCGCCAGCCCCGGCGGATCGGTTCCTCGGGGGCGTCGAGCGCACGCCAGAACGCCGCCCAGGCTCCCGGGTCCAGGGTCTCCAGCTCGAAGACGACCCCGTCAGCCGAGGTGAACGGCGGTCCACCCGGGGCGAGTTCGGCGGCCTCGCCCTCCTCGGCACCCGCTGCGGCGAGGTACTGCGAGACCGTCAGCAGGGCGGCCCGTTCGGCGTCCACCTCGACGCGCGGCGCCCGCCCGCCCCGCGCCTGCGCGAGCAGGGCAGCGAGCACGCCCTGGACGGCGAGGACGCCGGTGGCGGCGGCAGCGTAGTCGACGGCGAGGCCGCGCGGGGCACCGTCACGCCGTCCGTGCACCGCCATGACGCCGGTGACCGCCTGCGCCGTGGCCTCGTCCGATGCGGTGGCGCCCCAGCCGGTGCGCAGCAGGACATCGAACGGCACGTCCGCGCGGTCGGTCCCGGCGAGGGCGAACAGGCCGCCGGAGCCTTCACCCCTGCCGCCGCCCCTGCCTTCGCCCGTCCCTTCGGTCCCTTCGCCTGCTCCTTCGCCTGTCCCGTCGTCCGTCGCGGCGCCGAGTAGCCGCAGATGCTCTCGTACGAGGTCGTCCGCCGGACCCGGCGGGCCCGAGCGGTGCGACCGGAGACCATCGAGTGGCCCGGCCGTCCGCGCGACGGCCGGTGTGGCTGGAGTTGCCATCCCTCTTCCTTTCCTGACGCGCGGGAACCCGGAGGCGGTCGCCTCCGACCTGTTCCACGGAAGAGGCAGTCGGATGGCGGACGGCCGGGGTTCCAGGACTCCGGCCGGGAAGTCACGAGAGTTCGAGAAAGTTCAAGAAAGTTCAGGACAGTTCGGGTAGTTGGGTCATTGGGCCCTTGGGCTTCGCGAGTACGCGAGTACGCGAGGCTGGGATGTCGGGAGAGGACGAGAAGGTGGACGTGCTCGGGGGCGAGCCCCAATGTCCGCAGGACGTAGTCGAGTTGAGGGAGCGCGTCGCCACCTTCGTGCGCGACCGGGTCATGCCGTGCGAGCCCGTTCTGGACGCGGGCGGGCCCGAGGGCGCCGACACCCTGCGGCGGTTGCAGGGGGAGGCCAGGGACGCCGGGCTGTGGGGGCTTCCGCTGCCCGTCGAGGTCGGCGGGCAGGGGCTGCCACTGCGGTCGTACGCCCATGTCGCCGAGGCGGAGGGCGCCAGCGACCACGGCCCGGCGGCCCTCGGCTCGGCGCCACTGCTCGACGTGCTGATGCTGTGGCGGCACGCGAGCCCCGCCGTACGCGACCGCTGCGTGCGCCCGCTGGCCGCCGGGGACCTACGGGCCTGCTACGCGATGACCGAACCCGGAACCCCCGGCACCGACCCCTTCCTGACCGCCACCCGGGCCGTTGAACAGGCCGACAGCTCCTGGGAGTTGACCGGCAGGAAGTGGTTCACCAGTGGCGCGGCCGACGCCGACCTCGTCACGGTCCTGGCCCGTACCGACTCTCTGCCGCCCGACCGCGAGGGCCTGTCCCTGCTCCTGGTGCCGACCTGCGCACCGGGTTTCCGCGTGGTGCGGGAACTGCCGGTGCTCGGCGCGGGCGGTCAGTGGGAGATCGAGCTGGACGGGGTCGTGGTCGGCGGGGACCATCTCGTCGGCGAGCGCGGCAAGGCGCTGGCCGTCGCGGGCGAACGGCTCCAACTCGGCCGTACGCTGCGGTGTTTGCGCTGGCTCGGGCAGGCGCGGCGGGCCTTCGACCTGATGCGCGACCGCGCCGTGCGACGGACCGGGTCCCGTGGCGCGCTCGCCGATCTCCAGCTCGTCCAGAGCCATGTCTTCGAGTCGCTGCTCGCCCTGCGCACCACCCGCCCCCTCGTCCACGAGGCGGTGGCCCGGCTGGCCGAAGGACGTGACGCCCATGTGGAGGTGGGCCTCGCCAAGGTCGCCGCGGCCCGGACCCTGCAACAGGTCGCCGACGCGGCGATCCAGGTGCACGGCGCCGAGGGCCTCGGTCCGGACACGGCCCTGCCCGCCCTGTTCCGCACGGGCCGCGCGGCCCGGATCCTCGACGGCCCGGACGAACTGCACATCGGATCCGTCGCGCGGAGGGTGCTTCGGGATCAGTAGCTGGACTAATCCTCAATTAGCCTGAATGCGCCGGTTGTTCGGGCCGTTCGGGCTTTCTGGGTTTGTTCGGGCTGGGCGGCAGGTCGGACGTCGCCGGTCCCGCCGCCAAGGCCGCCGCCAAGAGCGGCCCCCGGATCCTCGACGGTTCGTCCCTACTTGCCACCGCCCCAGGATCGCCAGGCGATCACGAAGACTGTGCCGACCCCGATGGCAAAGATGATCCACACGGCAGCGCTCATGACACCCTCTCCAGGACAGGTCGCATCGACCACGGGTACATGGCTCCCGCCTGCCCGGTACGCGAGAACCTACCCCTCGCCCGGGCCGACGAGGCCGGTGAGCAGGGCCAGGGCGTACGCGAGGAAGAAGTCGCCCCAGATCAGCTCGTGTTGTGTCGCCGTGCCCGAGGCGTGGTCGTAACAGCCGTTCAGTAGCCGGCCGTCGTCCTGGAGGTGGGCGTGGACCAGTTCGTGCAGGAAGGCGAGTGCGTGGTCGCGGTGCCCGAGCCCCAGCAGGGCCGTCGCGGTGATGGCGGCGGCCGAGGTGTCGAGCGGGCCCGTGGGGTGGGCCTTGTCGGCGAGGGGGATGTGCGCCATCGGGCTGGAGGGCGAAGGCGAAGGGGAAGGGGATGAGGGCGCGGGGTCCTGCAACTCGCCAGCTGTATAAGCAAGTTGGGCGGTGTCGGTGCCGAGTCCCGGGGCGCCCAGGTCGGGGATGCCGAGTCGGCAGAGATCGAGTCGGTTGAGGTCGACGGTGTGCGAGCCGAGATGCCGTACCCCCTCGGACGCCGCGAGAAGGAGCCAGGCCGGGCCTCTGCTCCAGCCGGGTGGAGGCTCGGCGCACGGGGACCAGCTCCCGGACTCCCACCGGTGGGACCAGTGCAACGCGCGCTGGTCCTGGGTGAGTTCGACGTGGCGGCGCAGGTGGGACTCGGCCGCCCGCGCGTCGGTGGTGGCGAGCAGCGGGACCATGCCGGGTACGCCGTCCACCCGGGCCATGAGGCGCGGGCCGCCGAACTCGCCGCCCCAGGGGACGAGTTCGAGGTCCGCGTCGTAGGAGGCACGGCAGGCCTGTGCCGCGCGGGCTCGCAGGGCGGCGGACTCGGAGGTGTCGGCGAACAGGGTGCCGTACCAGAAGATGAGGCCGCGGGTGGCGGTGTCGGCGTGCACCCAGTGCGCGAGCCGGCCGGTGCACCGTACGGCTGCCGCGTGGTCGGCCCCGTTTCCGGTGTGCCGGGCGCGCAGCCACAGCAGCCCGGCCCAGAAGCCTCCCGTCCACGAGCCCCGGCCGGTGGTCTTCCACCGTCCGTCGACCGGATCCGCGAACAGCGGGAAACGGTCGCCGACTTGAGCCCGGGTCGCGGCCACCCGGTCGAGTACGGCGTCGAGTGCGCGGGCGACCCAGCGGGGGAGCGGATCGACGTCGGCTGCCACGGGTACACCTGCCCCCGTGCCGTCCGGGCGGCCCTCCGCCGTACTCGCCGTATCGTCCGTGCGGCCCTCCGCCGTACCCGCCGTACCGTCCGCCTCCCGCGTGCTCACCCCGATCGCCTCCCCGCCGTACCGTCCGCTCTCCCCGTGCTCATCCCGCCCGCCTCCCCGCCGCCCCGTCCGCCGCACGGCGGTCCCGTACCGCCCAGGTCAGCGCCACCAGTGCGGCGCCGGTGAACTCGGCGGCGACCAGGAGCCAGCCCGTCGCGTACCGGCCGTCCTGGGCCAGGAGACCGAACAGGGGCGGGCCCGTCGCGAAGCCCGCGAAGAAGCCGGCCGAGACCAGGGCCGAGTCCTGACCGGCCCGGCCGGGGGCCGCGCGTTGCAGCACGAGGACCATGGAGACGGCGTTCGCGGCCACCGCGAACACGCCCACCGCGACCGCCGCGACCCAGACCAGTGCATGTATGTACGTGGCCGCGCCGAGGAGCAGCGCCGCCGCGACCGCGCCCACGGCGAGGCCGCCGGGCAGCCACACCGCACGTCCGGGGCGCCCCGCGAGCCTGGACCAGCCCACCCGTCCGGCGACGCCCGCGACACCGAGCACGGCCACCAGGATGCCCGCCGTCGTGGGCCCAAGTCCCAGGCGCCGTACGCCGAACAGGGCCAGGTAGGTGTTCACCGAGGCGATGCCGCTGCCGAGCAGCAGGGAGAACAGAGCGAGCCAGGCGATCGTTCCACGGGGGACCCAGGCGGCGGGCACCTTCTTCGGCGGCGGGTCGGCGGGCAGGCCCCGGGCCGCCCACAGGGCCGCCGGGAGGGCGGCCGCCGCTGCCGTCCAGACGGCGCCCCGCCAGCCGATCGCTCCCGCCAGCGTGGCGAGGGGCAGCCCGGCCGCGAACGCGCCCAACTGCACCCCGGACTGCTTCATGCCGGTCACCGACCCGCGGCGCTCGGCGGGTACGGCCGCCAGGATCGCCTTGTTCGTGGCCGGGTTCGCGAGTGCCTGCGGCAGACCGCCCAGGGCGACCGCCGCGAGCAGCGGCCCGGCGCCCGGAGCCGCGCCGATCAGCGCCAGCGCCGCCCCCGACACCAGCAACAGCCCGACCAGACACCGGCGCGGACCCACCCGGTCCACCACGCGCCCGCCGAGCGGCGAGAGTACGGCGGCGGCCCCGAAGCCGACCGTCGTCGTCAGCCCGAGGACGGTCGGCGAGACGTCCAGGTCGTCCACGAGCCGTGGCCCCAGGGCGCCGAGCAGGAACAGCTGGAGCATGGAGAAGGCCATGGCGCAGGTCAGCAGCGCGGTGGTCGCGCCGGTCGCGGTACCGGTTCCGTCGCGTTCGGCCACCCTCGATATCCCTCCCCCTCGGCTCCGGGCTCTGCCACTTGTCTTCGTGTCTGTTCGTCTTCGTGTCTGTCTGTCTTTCGTGTCCGTCGCCGGTTTCGCCCGCGCGGCGGATCTCTCCGGCTTTCGGAAGGAGTCGGGCGCCGATCGGCCCTGGTTCCCGGCGAGTTGTATGGCCCGGATCACTGTGCGCGCCGCCGGGAAAGTGCCCCCGCGTTTTCCGCACCGGGGGGTGCCCGGCGAGTGACGAATGCGAGGATGAGCCCCGCCATGACAGCAGGTTGGTGTTCGCGCACGACAAGGGCCGCCGTGTTCGCGGCCCTGTGTGTGCTGCTCGCCTCCCTGGGCCACGTCATGATGTCGGGGACCCCGGTGCCCTGGTGGGCCATGGCGGCGGGCGCGTTGGCGACCGGCGGCACGGCCTGGGCCCTGGCGGGCCGGGAACGCGGACCGCTGGCGGTCGTCTCCCTCACCGTGGCCGCCCAGGTGGCACTGCACGCGGCGTTCTCGTTCGCCCAGGTGTTCGTGCACCCCGTGTCCGGCGGGTCGTTGGGCACCAGGTGGCTGGAGCACATGCTGTGCGGCGCGGTGCCCGGAACGGGAGCCGCCACCCCGCACGTGACACCGGGCGGCGGCCACGCGGCACACACCATGGAGCACGCGGCACACACCATGAACCACGCGTCGCACGGCATGGACCACGGCGCACACGCCATGCCGGGCATGCCGATGCCGGATGCGCCGGGCATGGCCGGGGCGGGCGACCTGCACGGCATGTCCCCGACCGGCATGCTCCTGGCCCACCTGCTCGCCGCCCTGGTGTGCGGCCTGTGGCTCGCGCACGGCGAACGGGCGGCCTTCCGTATTCTCCGGGCCGCCGGCAACCGGCTCTTCGCGCCGCTGCGTCTGCTGCTGCGCCCGCCGGCTCCCGCGCACAAACCCCGTGTACGGCGCCGCCGTTCGGGCGTCGAGCGGTGGCAGCGCGGGCGCCTGCTCATCCACACCATCACTTCTCGGGGTCCACCCGTGGGGACCGCTGTCGCCTGACGACAGCCGGTTTCCCGAGGCAGCTCACGGAGCCGTCGGCTCCCGCCTCGGGCATCGGCCGCGCCCCTCGCGCGCGGTCGTACCTCCACACCCACACCGGTCCCGCCGTGCTGCCCACTGCCCGCGGTTCGCTGTCCACGCGCACGCGTGCAGGCCGGCTCGTACCCATGCATGCGCACGCAGGTACATCCGTACGTACGCATGAGGGCACGTCCGCATGTCCGCACGGCCGGGGGCCGGGAAGCCGGATCCGATCCCGGACTCCGGAACCCCGAGAAGGACGGACCCCAGGTGATCACCCCTGCCCCGACGCCAACCGCCCCGACCGCACGCGCGGCACGCCCCGCCGCCACCGACCCGGACCAGGCACATCGCGAACACTCCATAACCACCTGGGCACTTGCCGGCCGCGGCGGTGACGCCGAGGCCGTCGACCTCTTCGTGCGCGCGCTGCACAGGGACGTCCGCCATTACGTGACGTACCTCGGTGCCGACCCGCAGGCCGCGGACGACCTGACGCAGGAGACCTTCCTGCGGGCGCTGGGGAGTCTGCACCGGTTCGAGGGGCGTTCCTCGGCCCGGACCTGGCTGCTGTCCATCGCGCGCCGCGCGGTCGTCGACAGCATCAGGTACAGCTCCTGCCGCCCGCGGCTCTCCGACACCGGCGACTGGGAGGCGGCCGCCGAACGCACCCAGCCCCGCGACCTGCCCGGCTTCGACGACGGCATCGCGCTCGGCGAACTCCTCGCCGCACTGCCGGAGAACCGCCGGGAGGCGTTCGTGCTCACCCAACTCCTGGGCCTGCCCTACGCGGAGGCGGCCAGCGTCAGCGACTGCCCGGTGGGCACGGTGCGTTCCCGGGTCGCCCGCGCCCGTACCTCCCTGATCGCCTGGCTGGACGAGGCCGAGCAGGCGGCCCCGGCGCGGTCCGCGGCGTAGGCCCCGCGCCGCGGTTCACCCGGGAAAGCGCCCTGTCCGGTACGAGAGCGGGCAGTGACAGGGAAATGACCGGTTGGGGCGCTCGGCCGGGGACTCGCGCCCGGCCGAGCGCCCCAACCCCCGCTTCGACCTCAACTCCCCTGTCACTACGCTCCCTTCACCGCGCGGACACCGGAATCGGTACGGAATACGGCCGAATTGACGGGGCGAGGGCGACGCCCTTTGCCCGGACATCGAGAACGGCACGGCGGCGACTTCGTACCCGGACTCAGACGCGCACAACACCGTTGCTCCGTCAAAGAGTTGGGCGCACATCCCCGCCCACGCCCGTGTGAGCTGTGCCACAATGTCACCCGCGTCATGAGGTGTGCCGGCGCCGTAGAGGTCCCGATGCCCACGCATCCCGCCATCGCTCCCGCCGGGTGCCGGAGAACTTTCGCCGAAGGTTCCGTGAGAAGCGGGAAAACGGAATTATTCCTTCCGTGTGATTACGCGTTCGGCCCTGGTCCTCGGTGGCCCTCTGGCCTCCAACTTCCTTGCTGAGTAGGGGAGTTGAGACCCTGTCCGGGATATGGAACGATGCTCCCTCTTGTCAGGGAGATGTCCTTGATTGATCCCCTAGGTGTCGAAATGCTGGCGAGGTGAAAAATAAAATGGCCTCGGGGACCCCAGCGCGCGCATCTCGATGAGGCAACGGATGTTTGCGACCGCCGAGTCCCCGTCGGTAGGTTTTCGGCACCCCGGACAACTGTCCTGGTTGAACGCGCATCCATCGCAACTGGCTTCCCAGCAACTGGTCGAGCGCAGCTTGGATTTTCAGTTCCAAAGTCAATGGGAGTAATGGATATGAGCGCCCCCGCGTCCGCCGAAGAAATTGCCGGCAACCGCGAAGCGAACCGACGTATCGTCGAGCAGTACATGAACACCCGTGGTCAGGACCGCCTGCGCCGCCACGAGCTGTTCACCGAGGACGGCCAGGGTGGTCTGTGGACCACCGAGACCGGCGAGCCCATCGTGATCAGTGGCCGCGACCGTCTCGGTGAGCACGCCGTCTGGTCCCTGAAGTGCTTCCCCGACTGGGCCTGGGTCGACATCGAGATCTTCGACACCCAGGACCCCAACCAGTTCTGGGTCGAGTGCAACGGCCGCGGAAAGATCATTTTCCCCGGCTACGAGGAGGGGTTCTACGAGAACCACTTCATCCACTACTTCCGTTTCGAGGACGGAAAGATCCGGCTCCAGCGTGAATTCATGAACCCGTGCCAGCAGTTCAAGGCCCTCGGCATCGAGGTGCCGCGCGTGAAGCGTGAAGGCATACCCACCTGAGCCGGGCCCGTGGCTGCACGGGTCGTCATTCACAAGTCTGCGGGGGAAGAGTTCGTGAATAATTCAGGGTTCTTAGACCGAGGCCTTCCCGCTGCCCAGC
This is a stretch of genomic DNA from Streptomyces sp. NA04227. It encodes these proteins:
- a CDS encoding acyl-CoA dehydrogenase family protein, with the translated sequence MSGEDEKVDVLGGEPQCPQDVVELRERVATFVRDRVMPCEPVLDAGGPEGADTLRRLQGEARDAGLWGLPLPVEVGGQGLPLRSYAHVAEAEGASDHGPAALGSAPLLDVLMLWRHASPAVRDRCVRPLAAGDLRACYAMTEPGTPGTDPFLTATRAVEQADSSWELTGRKWFTSGAADADLVTVLARTDSLPPDREGLSLLLVPTCAPGFRVVRELPVLGAGGQWEIELDGVVVGGDHLVGERGKALAVAGERLQLGRTLRCLRWLGQARRAFDLMRDRAVRRTGSRGALADLQLVQSHVFESLLALRTTRPLVHEAVARLAEGRDAHVEVGLAKVAAARTLQQVADAAIQVHGAEGLGPDTALPALFRTGRAARILDGPDELHIGSVARRVLRDQ
- a CDS encoding CoA transferase, whose product is MATPATPAVARTAGPLDGLRSHRSGPPGPADDLVREHLRLLGAATDDGTGEGAGEGTEGTGEGRGGGRGEGSGGLFALAGTDRADVPFDVLLRTGWGATASDEATAQAVTGVMAVHGRRDGAPRGLAVDYAAAATGVLAVQGVLAALLAQARGGRAPRVEVDAERAALLTVSQYLAAAGAEEGEAAELAPGGPPFTSADGVVFELETLDPGAWAAFWRALDAPEEPIRRGWRPFQFRYATACAPFPPVLHATSRAHTWERIRQAADASGAEVCRLRSLAERAAEYDGAAPWSLRAHSTGYTPRTPPPPGDLPLAGFTVLEAGRRIQAPLAAHLLGLLGAEVVRIEPPGGDPLRGMPPACSGVSARWLALNRGKKAVEVDIKSPAERDRLRAMAADADVFLHNWAPGKAGQLGLDHADFARVNPGLVYAYTSGWADRLPGAPMGTDFMVQARTGVGEAVRPSDESPAPSLMTLLDVLGGLLGAEAVLAGLLLRERTGRGIRVESALLGAADLLTAPARARAARQLPPRRPAAFRRPLRTADGWLAVADRDSDRVTPTPTSTTGTGTAAPGDGTSPAGTPTGAPSADKRSTTRPHAPEIAQLPTSQALEHLRDHGLTAVPVLADLRELLTSGPITRDAHGAPAVPDPWSFL
- a CDS encoding sugar ABC transporter permease, whose amino-acid sequence is MAADVDPLPRWVARALDAVLDRVAATRAQVGDRFPLFADPVDGRWKTTGRGSWTGGFWAGLLWLRARHTGNGADHAAAVRCTGRLAHWVHADTATRGLIFWYGTLFADTSESAALRARAAQACRASYDADLELVPWGGEFGGPRLMARVDGVPGMVPLLATTDARAAESHLRRHVELTQDQRALHWSHRWESGSWSPCAEPPPGWSRGPAWLLLAASEGVRHLGSHTVDLNRLDLCRLGIPDLGAPGLGTDTAQLAYTAGELQDPAPSSPSPSPSPSSPMAHIPLADKAHPTGPLDTSAAAITATALLGLGHRDHALAFLHELVHAHLQDDGRLLNGCYDHASGTATQHELIWGDFFLAYALALLTGLVGPGEG
- a CDS encoding sigma-70 family RNA polymerase sigma factor → MTTWALAGRGGDAEAVDLFVRALHRDVRHYVTYLGADPQAADDLTQETFLRALGSLHRFEGRSSARTWLLSIARRAVVDSIRYSSCRPRLSDTGDWEAAAERTQPRDLPGFDDGIALGELLAALPENRREAFVLTQLLGLPYAEAASVSDCPVGTVRSRVARARTSLIAWLDEAEQAAPARSAA
- a CDS encoding PhzA/PhzB family protein produces the protein MSAPASAEEIAGNREANRRIVEQYMNTRGQDRLRRHELFTEDGQGGLWTTETGEPIVISGRDRLGEHAVWSLKCFPDWAWVDIEIFDTQDPNQFWVECNGRGKIIFPGYEEGFYENHFIHYFRFEDGKIRLQREFMNPCQQFKALGIEVPRVKREGIPT
- a CDS encoding MFS transporter, with product MAERDGTGTATGATTALLTCAMAFSMLQLFLLGALGPRLVDDLDVSPTVLGLTTTVGFGAAAVLSPLGGRVVDRVGPRRCLVGLLLVSGAALALIGAAPGAGPLLAAVALGGLPQALANPATNKAILAAVPAERRGSVTGMKQSGVQLGAFAAGLPLATLAGAIGWRGAVWTAAAAALPAALWAARGLPADPPPKKVPAAWVPRGTIAWLALFSLLLGSGIASVNTYLALFGVRRLGLGPTTAGILVAVLGVAGVAGRVGWSRLAGRPGRAVWLPGGLAVGAVAAALLLGAATYIHALVWVAAVAVGVFAVAANAVSMVLVLQRAAPGRAGQDSALVSAGFFAGFATGPPLFGLLAQDGRYATGWLLVAAEFTGAALVALTWAVRDRRAADGAAGRRAG